A stretch of Desulfovibrio desulfuricans DSM 642 DNA encodes these proteins:
- a CDS encoding lipopolysaccharide biosynthesis protein produces MQSSTPTLARRYIFKLVANIASVPVYLVMEAILPRALGPQMYGNYSFATNLFQQLSGFLDMGTSTCFYNSLSRRQAETGLIGFYMRVTVAVFAIILLAAGLLQIPAAGELLMPDVPLWLAPLAALWAFLTWWGRVLRSMNDAVGATVSSEMVRTVVSLFTVGLLGLMFWADGLNIHTLFAQQYLMLGATALGYWLVTRTYWRQAGIPLHFRLTPEQTRAYGREFFNYSHPLFVQALLSFLLLTAERWLLQWFDGSVEQGFFALSQKVSMACFLFVSAMTPLVMRELSIAWGNNDREAMGRLLTRFAPLLYVVAAYFSCFTLAEGSALVNFFGGAQFAAATLPVQIMALYPLHQAYGQLAGSVFHATGRTKVLRNMAALECIYGFSTAWFLLAPPEYFGLGLGAVGLAIKTVCVQVITVNVYLWLASRFIPLKFWRNVAHQIWSLAVLLLLAFGCRQLTLYLGIGDVDSLPRFLVSGVIYTAAIGLLCLGMPAVMGFSRQELREVFIRFSKSRSHG; encoded by the coding sequence ATGCAAAGCTCTACCCCAACTTTGGCCCGCCGCTACATATTCAAGCTCGTGGCCAATATCGCCTCCGTCCCGGTCTACCTTGTCATGGAGGCCATTCTGCCCCGCGCACTCGGGCCGCAGATGTACGGCAATTACAGCTTTGCCACCAACCTCTTCCAGCAGCTTTCCGGCTTTCTGGATATGGGAACCTCCACCTGCTTTTACAATTCCCTTTCGCGCCGTCAGGCAGAGACCGGCCTCATCGGCTTTTACATGCGCGTTACAGTGGCGGTATTCGCCATTATTTTGCTGGCCGCAGGCCTGCTGCAAATTCCTGCGGCTGGCGAACTGCTCATGCCCGATGTGCCCCTGTGGCTTGCGCCGCTGGCAGCCCTGTGGGCTTTTCTGACATGGTGGGGCCGCGTGCTGCGCTCCATGAACGATGCCGTGGGCGCAACTGTTTCTTCCGAAATGGTGCGCACCGTTGTTTCCCTGTTCACGGTGGGTTTGCTGGGACTCATGTTCTGGGCCGACGGGCTGAACATTCACACGCTCTTTGCCCAGCAATACCTCATGCTGGGGGCAACTGCCCTTGGCTACTGGCTGGTTACGCGCACCTACTGGCGGCAGGCGGGCATTCCCCTGCACTTTCGTCTCACCCCTGAGCAGACGCGCGCCTATGGGCGGGAGTTTTTCAATTACAGCCACCCGCTGTTTGTGCAGGCCCTGCTCTCCTTTTTGCTCCTCACAGCCGAGCGCTGGCTGCTGCAATGGTTTGACGGCAGCGTGGAACAGGGTTTTTTTGCCCTTTCCCAAAAAGTCAGCATGGCCTGCTTTCTTTTTGTTTCAGCCATGACGCCTCTGGTCATGCGCGAACTTTCCATCGCCTGGGGCAATAACGATCGTGAGGCCATGGGTCGCCTGCTCACGCGTTTTGCCCCGCTGCTGTACGTGGTGGCTGCCTATTTTTCGTGCTTTACGCTGGCTGAGGGTTCCGCCCTGGTGAACTTTTTCGGCGGCGCGCAGTTTGCCGCTGCGACCCTGCCTGTGCAGATCATGGCGCTCTATCCCCTGCATCAGGCCTATGGGCAGCTTGCCGGATCGGTTTTTCACGCCACGGGCCGCACCAAGGTGCTGCGCAACATGGCGGCGCTGGAATGCATTTACGGTTTCAGCACAGCGTGGTTTCTGCTTGCGCCGCCGGAATATTTCGGCCTTGGCCTCGGTGCCGTGGGGTTGGCGATCAAAACCGTGTGCGTACAGGTCATCACCGTCAACGTGTATCTTTGGCTGGCCTCGCGCTTTATTCCGCTCAAGTTCTGGCGCAACGTGGCCCACCAGATCTGGAGCCTCGCCGTTTTGCTGCTGCTGGCCTTTGGCTGCCGCCAGCTTACGCTCTATCTTGGCATTGGCGATGTGGATTCCTTGCCGCGCTTTCTTGTTTCCGGCGTCATCTACACCGCTGCCATCGGTCTGCTCTGCCTGGGCATGCCCGCTGTGATGGGCTTTTCGCGTCAGGAATTGCGCGAAGTATTTATCCGGTTCAGCAAATCCAGGTCACACGGCTAA
- a CDS encoding AtpZ/AtpI family protein → MTLTGSSHVRGGLMSFKDFLKQQQTGMEAMANTGVIGLHLVSGPAVGFAIGYGIDHWFGTSPWGKLVFLFIGIAAGFLNVYRDTQALLRKMAAQDARRKGLVPEQQSETPPAGQGKTNSRAQTETDDTQP, encoded by the coding sequence ATGACGCTTACAGGTTCCAGCCACGTGCGCGGAGGCCTTATGTCGTTCAAGGATTTTCTTAAGCAGCAGCAAACCGGCATGGAAGCCATGGCCAACACAGGGGTCATTGGCCTGCATCTGGTGAGCGGCCCCGCAGTGGGTTTTGCCATAGGCTACGGCATTGACCACTGGTTTGGCACCAGCCCATGGGGCAAGCTGGTTTTTCTGTTCATCGGCATTGCGGCGGGGTTTTTGAACGTGTATCGCGACACCCAAGCCCTGCTGCGCAAAATGGCGGCGCAGGACGCCCGCCGAAAAGGCCTTGTGCCGGAACAGCAAAGCGAAACGCCCCCAGCGGGGCAAGGCAAAACAAACAGCCGTGCGCAGACTGAAACTGATGATACACAGCCTTGA
- the ilvD gene encoding dihydroxy-acid dehydratase: MDDEARSKKMKSGLEKAPHRSLLYALGLTREEMERPLVGIVNAASEVVPGHMHLNSLADAVKAGVRMSGGTPLQFPAIAVCDGLAMNHEGMRFSLPSREFIADSIEIMARGHAFDALVFIPNCDKCVPGMLMAMMRLNIPSVLVSGGPMLPGDIGPGKRGDLITVFEAVGKVRSGAMTEEELEYMAERACPGCGACAGMFTANSMNCLSETIGVALPGNGTIPAVSGARIRLAKTAGMRVMDLLRKNIRPLDIVTPKSVANAVAVDMALGCSTNTVLHLPAVFGEAGLKLGLEIFDEVSKKSPNLCKLSPAGKHYMVDLDNAGGIPAVMTELDKLGLINKDCMTATGKTVGENLKDMNARVMNPEVIRSVENPYSKQGGIAILRGSLAPEGAVVKQSAVAPEMMRRDVTARVFESEEDAMKAILDGKIKAGDGVVIRYEGPRGGPGMREMLSPTAAITGMGLGKDVALLTDGRFSGGTNGAAIGHISPEAADGGVIALVHEGDTIHIDIPNRKLDLLVDEAELAKRRAALVVPKKDCPYPVLRRYAYLVSSAANGGRYKDI, translated from the coding sequence ATGGATGATGAAGCACGCAGCAAAAAAATGAAGTCCGGGCTGGAAAAAGCCCCCCACCGCTCCCTGCTCTACGCTCTGGGCCTCACCAGAGAAGAAATGGAACGCCCCCTGGTAGGCATTGTGAACGCAGCCAGCGAGGTCGTTCCTGGGCATATGCACCTGAACAGCCTGGCCGATGCGGTCAAGGCCGGTGTACGTATGTCGGGCGGTACGCCGCTGCAGTTCCCGGCTATTGCCGTGTGCGACGGCCTGGCCATGAACCATGAAGGCATGCGTTTTTCCCTGCCTTCGCGTGAATTCATCGCGGATTCCATTGAAATCATGGCGCGCGGTCACGCCTTTGACGCCCTGGTGTTTATTCCCAACTGCGACAAGTGCGTCCCCGGTATGCTCATGGCCATGATGCGCCTGAACATCCCTTCGGTGCTGGTTTCCGGCGGCCCCATGCTGCCCGGCGACATCGGCCCCGGCAAGCGCGGCGATCTTATCACCGTGTTTGAGGCCGTGGGCAAGGTGCGCAGCGGCGCCATGACCGAAGAAGAGCTGGAATACATGGCCGAACGCGCCTGTCCCGGCTGCGGCGCCTGCGCGGGCATGTTCACGGCCAACTCCATGAACTGCCTGTCTGAAACCATCGGCGTGGCCCTGCCCGGCAACGGCACCATCCCCGCTGTGAGCGGCGCGCGCATCCGCCTTGCCAAAACGGCGGGCATGCGGGTTATGGATCTGCTGCGCAAGAACATCCGCCCGCTGGACATCGTAACGCCCAAGTCTGTTGCTAACGCCGTGGCCGTGGATATGGCCCTTGGCTGCTCCACCAACACCGTGCTTCACCTGCCCGCCGTGTTCGGCGAGGCCGGATTGAAGCTTGGCCTGGAAATTTTTGACGAAGTCAGCAAAAAGAGCCCCAATCTGTGCAAGCTTTCCCCGGCGGGCAAGCATTACATGGTTGATCTGGACAACGCGGGCGGCATCCCTGCCGTCATGACCGAGCTGGACAAGCTGGGCCTCATCAACAAGGACTGCATGACCGCCACGGGCAAGACCGTGGGCGAAAACCTCAAGGACATGAACGCCCGCGTCATGAACCCTGAAGTGATCCGCAGTGTTGAAAATCCCTATTCCAAGCAGGGCGGCATTGCCATTCTGCGCGGCAGCCTTGCCCCCGAGGGCGCTGTGGTCAAGCAGTCTGCCGTTGCCCCCGAAATGATGCGCCGCGATGTTACGGCCCGCGTTTTCGAGTCGGAAGAAGACGCCATGAAGGCCATTCTTGACGGCAAGATCAAGGCCGGGGACGGCGTTGTGATCCGTTACGAAGGCCCGCGCGGCGGCCCGGGCATGCGCGAAATGCTCTCGCCCACGGCGGCTATCACAGGCATGGGCCTTGGCAAGGATGTTGCCCTGCTGACGGACGGCCGTTTCTCCGGCGGCACCAATGGCGCGGCCATCGGGCACATTTCGCCCGAAGCGGCGGACGGTGGTGTTATCGCTCTGGTGCACGAAGGGGATACCATCCATATCGACATTCCCAACCGCAAGCTGGATCTGCTTGTGGACGAGGCCGAGCTTGCCAAGCGGCGCGCCGCCCTTGTGGTGCCCAAAAAGGATTGCCCTTACCCTGTGCTGCGGCGTTATGCCTATCTGGTCAGCTCGGCTGCCAATGGCGGGCGTTACAAGGATATCTAA
- the rplU gene encoding 50S ribosomal protein L21 produces MYAIIETGGKQYRVEEGSKVVVEKLAVQAGSEISLDKVLMVGGAECKVGAPYLAGAAVMAEVVDHGRGPKIKVFKRWRRNDSRKMRGHRQDYTTIRVKSINA; encoded by the coding sequence ATGTACGCGATTATCGAGACCGGCGGAAAACAGTACCGCGTCGAAGAAGGTTCTAAAGTAGTTGTGGAAAAGCTTGCGGTTCAGGCCGGAAGCGAAATTTCCTTGGACAAGGTGCTGATGGTCGGCGGTGCTGAATGCAAAGTCGGCGCTCCCTATCTTGCCGGGGCCGCCGTTATGGCGGAAGTGGTGGATCACGGGCGCGGCCCCAAGATCAAGGTGTTCAAGCGCTGGCGTCGTAATGACTCGCGCAAGATGCGCGGTCACCGCCAGGATTACACCACCATTCGCGTTAAGAGCATCAACGCCTAG
- the proB gene encoding glutamate 5-kinase: MTAPTEDWRQERARVLAQARVVVVKVGSAVLTDAQGLSMPVLENLAGQLARLRNLLPAGDAASSNAGGAEPRRLVLVSSGAVAAGRAALATRGHVVETTGLAARQAAAAVGQGQLMQSWDKVFFAHRMPTAQVLLTRDDLRARQRFLNARNTFAELLEWGVLPIVNENDTVSISELKFGDNDCLASLLVNLTGADLFINLTSASGVLAADPQKEPNAPIMDHIEDVAALDLGQLCGGKTSVGTGGMYSKLLAARRAAQIGVPTLILPGREPEIITRAFAASGICPAPLGHEPFTGGTWVCPARHAIPRRKFWLAYQSDPAGSVHVDAGAAKALLHKGGSLLPGGVFRVEGSFQQGGLVRVLHEGQSLGVGLSNYSTSDLKKIMGLKRHEVAAILGDAHYPEVIHRDNLLLDAAV, from the coding sequence ATGACAGCGCCGACGGAAGACTGGCGGCAGGAACGCGCACGGGTTCTTGCCCAGGCGCGGGTGGTGGTCGTCAAGGTAGGCAGCGCCGTGCTGACCGATGCCCAGGGCCTGAGCATGCCCGTGCTGGAGAATCTGGCCGGGCAGTTGGCGCGGCTGCGCAATCTGCTGCCTGCGGGCGATGCCGCATCCAGCAACGCGGGGGGCGCGGAGCCGCGCCGTCTGGTGCTTGTTTCTTCCGGCGCTGTAGCCGCTGGGCGGGCCGCGCTTGCCACGCGCGGGCATGTGGTTGAAACCACGGGCCTTGCGGCACGTCAGGCTGCGGCAGCAGTGGGGCAGGGGCAGCTCATGCAGAGCTGGGACAAGGTCTTTTTTGCCCACCGCATGCCCACTGCCCAGGTTCTGCTGACCCGGGATGACCTGCGCGCGCGTCAGCGCTTCCTTAATGCTCGCAATACCTTTGCCGAACTGTTGGAATGGGGGGTACTGCCCATTGTCAACGAAAATGACACAGTGTCCATCAGCGAACTGAAGTTCGGCGATAACGACTGCCTTGCAAGCCTTCTGGTCAATCTGACCGGGGCTGATCTTTTCATCAATCTCACTTCCGCCTCGGGCGTGCTGGCTGCCGATCCGCAAAAAGAACCCAACGCTCCCATCATGGATCACATTGAGGATGTGGCGGCCCTCGATCTGGGCCAGCTTTGCGGCGGTAAGACTTCCGTAGGCACGGGCGGTATGTATTCCAAGCTTCTGGCGGCCCGTCGCGCCGCGCAGATTGGCGTGCCAACGCTGATTTTGCCGGGGCGTGAGCCGGAGATCATCACGCGGGCCTTTGCCGCCAGCGGTATTTGCCCGGCTCCACTGGGGCACGAGCCATTTACAGGCGGCACATGGGTTTGCCCTGCGCGGCATGCCATACCGCGCCGCAAATTCTGGCTGGCTTATCAGTCTGATCCGGCGGGCAGTGTGCATGTGGACGCTGGCGCGGCCAAGGCCCTGCTGCACAAGGGCGGCAGCCTCCTGCCCGGCGGTGTGTTCCGCGTTGAGGGCAGTTTTCAGCAGGGCGGGCTGGTACGTGTGCTGCACGAAGGGCAAAGCCTCGGCGTGGGCCTCTCCAATTACAGCACCTCAGACCTGAAAAAAATTATGGGCCTGAAAAGGCACGAAGTCGCAGCTATCCTGGGTGATGCGCACTACCCTGAGGTAATCCACAGGGACAATCTGCTGCTTGATGCGGCAGTGTAA
- the obgE gene encoding GTPase ObgE codes for MRFVDEARIQVRAGKGGHGCLSFRREKFVPRGGPDGGNGGDGGSVVLKADGRLLSLYDFRLKRLYEARNGRPGEGSQCDGKKGEDMVLHLPVGTLVFVEGPDGEELLADLSDPETEVIVACGGRGGKGNEHFKSSTMRAPRFCQPGEPGEEKNLRLELKILADAGLLGLPNAGKSTFISQVSAARPKIAAYPFTTLTPNLGVMIDEVDPDRRMVIADIPGLIEGAHEGQGLGLRFLKHVERTRFLVHILSVEDVGEDDPWAGFNLINEELCRFDEELGERQQIEVVNKIDLITPERLEELKSRAKADGRNIFFISARDNIDLEPLVEELWRMRDETASHAPILHFADTDGDEEEDFPEIEVIYTRE; via the coding sequence ATGCGATTTGTAGATGAAGCTCGAATTCAGGTGCGCGCCGGCAAGGGCGGGCATGGTTGTTTGTCTTTTCGGCGCGAAAAGTTTGTGCCGCGCGGCGGCCCGGACGGTGGCAATGGCGGTGACGGCGGCTCAGTGGTGCTGAAAGCCGATGGCCGTTTGCTGTCATTGTACGATTTTCGGCTCAAGCGCCTTTACGAGGCCCGCAATGGTCGTCCCGGCGAAGGCAGCCAGTGCGATGGCAAAAAAGGCGAAGACATGGTGCTGCACCTGCCGGTGGGTACGCTTGTTTTTGTTGAAGGGCCGGATGGTGAAGAACTGCTGGCAGACCTCAGCGATCCTGAAACGGAAGTAATTGTTGCCTGCGGCGGCCGCGGCGGCAAGGGCAACGAACATTTCAAGTCTTCCACCATGCGCGCACCGCGATTTTGCCAGCCCGGCGAGCCGGGTGAAGAAAAAAATCTGCGCCTTGAACTGAAGATTCTGGCCGATGCCGGTCTTTTGGGCTTGCCCAATGCGGGCAAATCCACCTTTATTTCGCAGGTGTCGGCGGCGCGCCCCAAGATCGCGGCCTATCCCTTCACCACGCTCACGCCCAATCTCGGCGTGATGATTGACGAAGTGGATCCCGACAGGCGCATGGTCATTGCCGACATTCCCGGCCTCATTGAGGGCGCGCACGAAGGTCAGGGGCTTGGACTGCGCTTCCTCAAGCATGTGGAGCGCACACGCTTTCTCGTGCACATTCTCAGCGTGGAAGACGTGGGCGAGGATGACCCCTGGGCGGGCTTTAACCTCATCAATGAGGAACTGTGCCGCTTTGACGAAGAACTGGGAGAGCGTCAGCAGATCGAGGTGGTCAACAAGATCGACCTCATCACCCCCGAGCGCCTGGAAGAGCTGAAAAGCAGGGCCAAAGCCGATGGCCGGAATATCTTCTTTATTTCCGCGCGGGACAACATCGACCTTGAGCCTCTGGTGGAAGAGTTGTGGCGTATGCGTGATGAAACCGCCAGCCACGCGCCTATCCTGCATTTTGCTGATACTGACGGCGATGAGGAAGAGGACTTCCCCGAAATTGAAGTGATCTATACCCGCGAGTAG
- a CDS encoding AEC family transporter gives MAFLHALGGVFGLMLLGFVGFMLAARNWFGAETRIVLPRLITQIALPPFLMYTIMHSFHRDDLIMLAKGALLPLGSVTLTFALAIALAKLARVKRQHFGLFCASVANSNTIFIGIPVNLALFGESSIPYVLLYYAASTVFFWTVGVYSITCDITENRGKIPLRTRVRQVFSPPFMGFITGLILTMLGVELPEFLQNVARSLGNLTTPLAMIFIGISIYDMGLRSIRIGKDMVLLAMGRMMLGPLVMTGLLYFFPVPALMGKVFIIQASLPVMAQAAILSAHYHTDPEFGAQAVSLTTLLSMITIPLYMVIF, from the coding sequence ATGGCGTTTTTGCATGCGCTGGGCGGTGTATTCGGGCTGATGCTGTTGGGCTTTGTGGGTTTCATGCTGGCGGCGCGCAACTGGTTTGGCGCGGAAACCCGTATTGTTCTGCCGCGTCTGATCACCCAGATCGCCCTGCCGCCCTTTCTCATGTACACCATCATGCACTCGTTCCATCGGGACGATCTGATCATGCTGGCAAAGGGGGCGCTGCTGCCGTTGGGCTCTGTGACCCTCACCTTTGCGTTGGCCATTGCGCTTGCCAAGCTGGCCCGCGTCAAAAGGCAGCATTTTGGCCTGTTCTGTGCCAGCGTGGCCAATTCAAACACAATTTTTATTGGTATTCCCGTTAATCTGGCTCTGTTTGGCGAAAGTTCCATCCCCTATGTGCTGCTGTACTATGCTGCCAGCACGGTTTTTTTCTGGACTGTTGGGGTCTATTCAATCACATGTGATATTACTGAAAACAGAGGGAAAATCCCCCTGCGCACCAGGGTCAGGCAAGTGTTTTCCCCGCCTTTCATGGGCTTTATTACGGGCTTGATTCTGACAATGCTGGGCGTTGAACTGCCCGAATTTTTGCAGAACGTCGCCCGCTCGCTGGGCAATCTCACTACGCCGCTGGCCATGATTTTTATTGGTATTTCCATCTACGACATGGGATTGCGCAGTATCAGGATCGGCAAGGATATGGTTCTGCTGGCGATGGGGCGCATGATGCTTGGCCCGCTGGTGATGACTGGCCTGCTGTATTTCTTTCCGGTGCCTGCGCTTATGGGCAAGGTTTTCATCATCCAGGCATCCCTGCCTGTGATGGCCCAGGCGGCTATTTTGAGCGCCCACTACCACACAGACCCTGAATTTGGGGCGCAGGCCGTCAGCCTGACAACGTTGCTCTCCATGATCACCATTCCGCTTTACATGGTTATTTTTTAG
- the rpmA gene encoding 50S ribosomal protein L27, whose translation MAHKKAGGSSRNGRDSEGQRRGVKRFGGQKVLAGNILVRQLGTTVYPGVNVGMGRDFTLFAKVAGVVRFEKYLRKRRVHTRVHVEAAAD comes from the coding sequence ATGGCACATAAGAAAGCAGGCGGCTCTTCGCGCAACGGTCGCGACAGTGAAGGCCAACGCCGCGGCGTAAAGCGTTTTGGCGGTCAGAAGGTTCTGGCTGGCAATATTCTGGTGCGTCAGCTCGGCACTACCGTTTACCCCGGTGTGAACGTGGGCATGGGCAGGGACTTTACCCTGTTCGCCAAAGTGGCCGGCGTTGTGCGCTTTGAGAAGTATCTCCGCAAGCGTCGCGTCCACACGCGAGTGCATGTGGAGGCGGCCGCCGACTAA
- a CDS encoding class I SAM-dependent RNA methyltransferase — MNTAPTQLTLDITALSHDGRGIARLAPEGIHTGKGTVVFVANALPGQRVNARVLRRKPSFIDAEAATLIKNAPDAVDPICLHHAECGGCPLQTMPYAQQLYWKRTLAVDALTRIGKFDRAQVESMLPPVTGSPALTRFRNKMEFAFGHDTEVGTGLKLGLRRRNGRDVVAVPHCALMPPEALQIVSMVGNMAAQSGFAAYAAPDTRQSQPIRPTHGQQKQSRRGGFARRAPRNHAIPVHDVAANGFWRFFVLRRGLAADMRTPRWWALCITSPGDAPQRAAVRMLGREVLAAFPQLAAFIHEERATADAFAFGEKRVQTLDDTGRENPAAARLFLPLAGMNFTLDASSFFQVNTGGAQALAHAAQRMLLPDSPAQSPQDARPRGLLDLYCGVGAPGLLLARSYSALLGLEQDRRAVKLAAINAKDNDINYCQYAAGDAVHHLERLAPLEPASRWQAAGFGESASPPQASDALADPPRAGLSPRALDALMQIAPDRILYISCNPATLARDAAQLRNKYSLERLEAVDLFPHTPHLECLSLWHRFD; from the coding sequence ATGAACACAGCACCCACACAGCTCACGCTCGATATCACCGCCCTTTCGCACGATGGGCGCGGCATTGCACGCCTGGCGCCGGAGGGCATCCATACCGGCAAGGGCACTGTCGTATTTGTGGCAAATGCCTTGCCGGGGCAACGGGTGAACGCGCGCGTTTTGCGGCGCAAGCCTTCCTTTATAGATGCGGAAGCCGCAACCTTGATCAAAAACGCGCCTGATGCTGTCGATCCCATATGCCTCCACCATGCCGAGTGCGGCGGCTGCCCCCTGCAAACCATGCCCTATGCGCAGCAACTTTATTGGAAGCGCACTCTGGCAGTGGACGCCCTGACCCGCATTGGCAAATTTGACCGCGCTCAGGTTGAATCAATGCTGCCGCCTGTCACCGGGTCGCCCGCGCTGACGCGGTTTCGCAATAAAATGGAATTTGCCTTCGGGCACGACACTGAAGTCGGAACAGGTCTGAAACTTGGCCTACGCCGCCGCAATGGCCGCGATGTGGTGGCCGTGCCGCACTGCGCCCTCATGCCGCCCGAAGCGCTACAGATAGTCAGCATGGTTGGCAACATGGCGGCGCAAAGCGGCTTTGCCGCCTACGCAGCGCCCGATACACGACAAAGCCAGCCCATTCGCCCCACGCACGGCCAGCAAAAGCAGAGCCGCCGTGGCGGCTTTGCCCGGCGCGCTCCGCGAAATCACGCCATCCCGGTTCACGATGTCGCGGCCAATGGGTTCTGGCGTTTTTTTGTGCTGCGGCGCGGCCTTGCGGCGGACATGCGCACACCGCGCTGGTGGGCCCTGTGCATCACAAGTCCCGGCGATGCCCCGCAGCGCGCTGCCGTGAGGATGCTCGGCAGGGAGGTTCTGGCGGCATTCCCCCAGTTGGCAGCATTTATCCATGAAGAACGCGCCACCGCCGATGCCTTTGCTTTTGGCGAAAAACGCGTGCAGACCCTGGACGACACTGGCCGGGAAAATCCTGCAGCCGCGCGCTTGTTTCTGCCCCTTGCTGGCATGAACTTTACCCTGGATGCGTCTTCCTTCTTTCAGGTGAACACCGGCGGGGCGCAGGCGCTTGCGCATGCGGCACAGCGCATGCTTTTGCCTGACAGCCCGGCGCAGAGCCCTCAGGACGCCCGCCCCCGCGGTCTGCTTGATCTTTATTGTGGTGTCGGCGCACCGGGCCTGTTGCTGGCGCGCAGCTATTCCGCGCTGCTGGGCCTGGAGCAGGACAGACGGGCCGTGAAGCTCGCCGCCATAAATGCCAAGGACAATGACATCAATTACTGCCAGTACGCGGCAGGGGATGCGGTGCACCACCTTGAGCGCCTTGCGCCTCTGGAACCTGCAAGCCGCTGGCAGGCTGCTGGCTTTGGCGAATCAGCCAGCCCCCCGCAGGCATCAGACGCTCTGGCAGACCCGCCAAGGGCCGGACTTTCACCCCGCGCGCTGGATGCACTCATGCAGATCGCGCCAGACAGAATCCTTTATATATCGTGCAACCCGGCTACGCTGGCACGAGATGCCGCACAGCTCCGCAACAAATATTCCCTGGAGCGGCTTGAAGCGGTTGATCTTTTTCCGCACACGCCGCACCTTGAATGCCTGAGCCTCTGGCACAGGTTCGACTGA